The Acipenser ruthenus chromosome 27, fAciRut3.2 maternal haplotype, whole genome shotgun sequence genome includes a window with the following:
- the LOC131701838 gene encoding chymotrypsin-like elastase family member 2A: protein MLRFVVLAFLVAGAYSCGVPASAPDISRVVGGVDARPNSWPWQISLQYTKDGNWYHTCGGTLIATNWVLTAAHCISKSRTYRVELGKYNLKEAEAGSIAVPAAQIIVHEKWNSLFILNDIALVKLQEHVALSDSIQPACLPTEGQLLAHNNPCYITGWGRLYTNGPLADNLQQALLPVVDHATCTLPDWWGGMVKEKMLCAGGDGELSGCQGDSGGPLNCQRADDAWVVHGIVSFGSGLSCNYPKKPTVFTRVSAYTDWINTNMVNN, encoded by the exons ATGCTGAGGTTTGTGGTCCTCGCTTTTCTGGTGGCTGGTG CTTACAGCTGTGGGGTGCCTGCCAGTGCCCCAGACATCTCAAGAGTGGTCGGGGGTGTTGACGCCCGTCCAAACAGCTGGCCATGGCAG ATCTCTCTCCAGTACACCAAGGATGGAAACTGGTATCACACCTGTGGAGGAACTCTGATCGCCACCAACTGGGTCCTGACTGCTGCCCATTGCATCAG CAAAAGCAGAACCTACAGAGTGGAACTTGGCAAGTACAACCTCAAGGAGGCTGAAGCCGGCTCCATCGCTGTCCCAGCTGCTCAAATCATTGTTCACGAGAAATGGAACTCCCTATTCATCCT GAATGACATTGCCCTGGTGAAGCTCCAGGAACATGTTGCCCTGAGTGATTCAATCCAGCCCGCTTGTCTTCCCACTGAGGGCCAGCTGCTCGCCCATAACAACCCCTGCTACATCACCGGCTGGGGACGCCTCTATA CTAACGGACCCCTGGCTGATAACCTGCAGCAGGCTCTTCTGCCCGTGGTGGACCACGCGACCTGCACTCTGCCTGACTGGTGGGGCGGGATGGTGAAAGAGAAGATGCTGTGCGCTGGAGGAGACGGAGAGCTGTCCGGTTGCCAG GGTGACTCTGGCGGACCCCTGAACTGCCAGCGCGCTGATGATGCTTGGGTGGTCCATGGAATAGTCAGCTTCGGGTCTGGCTTGAGCTGCAACTACCCCAAGAAACCTACGGTCTTCACCCGCGTCTCTGCTTACACTGACTGGATCAACACG AACATGGTTAACAACTGA